A region from the Acidiferrobacter sp. SPIII_3 genome encodes:
- a CDS encoding ABC transporter ATP-binding protein, translated as MISGLRVENLSVEYIARRRLRRARGETHKALTDIRFTLAPGETLGIVGESGSGKTTLGHAVLRMTPVARGRILWDGVDLATLGDRELRPYRREMQLVFQDPYEAMNPRMSVGHIVAEPLFLACDLDRHARRARTVQLLHQVGLDESLLGRHPRALSGGQRQRVTLARALATEPRLLVLDEPTSGLDVSLQARILNLLRDLQTDKGLSYLFISHDLAAVSYVAQHTLVLFQGRMMEQGPTDALLRHPAHPYTAALLAALPAPVPGCAPKGLAPAMDPITDPAPGACVYYRWCARAQPRCRVEVPDATPFDDHRLVACHYPATRDP; from the coding sequence ATGATTAGCGGACTGCGCGTCGAGAATCTGTCGGTCGAGTACATCGCAAGGCGCCGCCTTAGGCGCGCACGCGGCGAAACCCATAAGGCACTCACCGATATCCGCTTCACCCTGGCCCCAGGTGAGACTTTGGGGATCGTCGGCGAATCGGGCTCCGGCAAGACCACGCTCGGGCACGCGGTCTTGCGCATGACGCCCGTCGCCCGTGGGCGCATCCTGTGGGACGGCGTGGATCTCGCCACCCTGGGCGACCGGGAACTGCGCCCCTATCGCCGCGAGATGCAGCTCGTGTTTCAGGACCCGTACGAGGCCATGAACCCGCGCATGAGCGTAGGACATATCGTCGCCGAACCGCTGTTCCTCGCCTGCGATCTCGACCGCCATGCGCGCCGGGCGCGGACCGTGCAACTCCTCCACCAAGTCGGTCTCGATGAGTCGCTGCTCGGGCGCCACCCCCGTGCGCTCTCCGGCGGCCAGCGCCAGCGCGTCACGCTCGCGCGCGCACTCGCCACCGAGCCGCGTCTCCTGGTGTTAGACGAGCCGACCTCGGGGCTCGACGTCTCGCTCCAGGCACGCATCCTGAACCTGCTGCGCGACCTCCAGACCGACAAGGGTCTGAGCTACCTCTTCATCAGTCACGACCTCGCGGCGGTCTCCTATGTCGCCCAACACACACTGGTGCTGTTTCAAGGGCGGATGATGGAACAGGGGCCGACGGACGCCCTGCTCCGCCACCCCGCCCATCCCTACACCGCGGCACTGCTCGCGGCGCTGCCGGCACCCGTCCCGGGATGCGCGCCCAAAGGCCTGGCGCCCGCGATGGATCCCATCACCGATCCCGCACCCGGCGCCTGCGTCTATTACCGGTGGTGCGCCCGGGCCCAGCCGCGCTGCCGCGTGGAGGTACCAGACGCCACGCCTTTTGACGATCACCGTCTGGTGGCGTGCCATTATCCAGCGACACGGGATCCCTGA
- a CDS encoding ATP-dependent DNA helicase yields the protein MNSPRLTGDALRAIRHRGSHLQIIACAGSGKTEVVAQRIADFFTEGVEPAAVVAFTFTDRAAQSLKRRVEQRVAERLGEAFLGKMNGCFIGTIHSYCFHLLQTYVARYDNFDVLDEHELTAFLMRVHRTIQLKAIDGQLFSSLKAFTRNLQVVENEAIETSQLQEPFGDILERFHEELESHKFLTFGQVITKAVEALDDPRVFTAVHDPLRHLVVDEYQDINPAQEALIARLATSPVHVCVVGDDDQAIYQWRGSDVGNIVGFAGRYPNVASFAITVNRRSRPAIIKTANRFAKSIEGRLEKEMRTHRDAGDIEVNCWRLSTEEEEAKRIAGTIAALAVKGFRYRDIAVLVRSSASYERLLAAFAAHKIPVQPGGRAGLFREADAQLFGRTFAYLAGYGWRPTTYAVEEPGTLDDLVRAYGDRFALKGARRKRVYARLERWRLEAQDATGPADLVGDYYALLGDCGVSSWDLRDGCAIARLGTIARCSGILVDFERTHRRPRLDPDVPGQVIGGQDRGEWYFRWLAIYIQNWALGEWEGFDGEEAFTMDAVDLTTIHKAKGLEWPVVFVPGLTARRFPPQATGKPMTWLVPEQLFNKARYEGSLNDERRLFYVAMTRARDWLSLSTHDRPNTQKVPPSPFIRDVAEKMSGYCEAISLPSVANAGNDESDILSVTVSELAEFKICGLAYRLRRLIGFQPPLAPELGYGKAVHHILRNVAEYTRQHKEAPDSRWIEDLFDEEFYLPAASKPAHRQMRDGARRLVDRYVTSHGEDLKRTWAVERPFELHLDNVVVAGRADVILGEEGGSHGALVVVDYKTATDNGQHVDRQLQIYVDAGRREGLDIRAAYVHDLHAGARIAIDVAPDQIKAAEAEVLSVAARLRARDCPPSPGVVCRTCDVRAMCRHAS from the coding sequence ATGAATAGCCCCCGACTCACGGGAGACGCCTTGCGGGCCATTCGGCATCGTGGATCCCACCTTCAGATCATCGCGTGCGCGGGTTCCGGAAAGACCGAGGTGGTCGCCCAGCGCATCGCCGACTTTTTTACCGAGGGTGTAGAGCCCGCAGCCGTGGTTGCGTTCACGTTCACGGATCGCGCCGCCCAGTCGCTCAAGCGCCGCGTCGAGCAGCGGGTTGCTGAGCGGCTCGGCGAGGCATTTTTGGGGAAGATGAACGGATGTTTCATAGGGACGATCCATTCTTATTGTTTTCATCTCCTTCAGACATATGTGGCGCGTTATGACAACTTCGATGTTCTGGATGAGCATGAACTAACCGCGTTCCTCATGCGCGTCCACAGGACAATCCAGTTGAAGGCTATAGACGGGCAGCTGTTTTCGTCCCTCAAGGCGTTCACCCGCAACCTTCAAGTCGTGGAAAACGAAGCCATAGAGACAAGTCAATTGCAAGAGCCGTTTGGCGATATCCTCGAGCGATTCCATGAAGAGCTCGAGAGCCACAAGTTCCTCACGTTCGGTCAGGTGATAACGAAGGCCGTGGAGGCGCTCGACGACCCGCGCGTATTCACAGCCGTCCATGATCCACTCAGGCATCTCGTCGTCGATGAGTATCAGGATATAAATCCTGCGCAAGAGGCGCTAATCGCACGTCTTGCGACGTCCCCGGTCCATGTCTGCGTGGTTGGCGACGATGACCAGGCGATCTACCAGTGGCGCGGCTCGGATGTCGGCAATATTGTAGGTTTTGCAGGGCGTTATCCAAACGTGGCCTCGTTTGCGATCACTGTCAACCGCCGTAGCCGGCCGGCCATAATTAAGACCGCGAATCGTTTTGCCAAGAGTATCGAGGGGCGTCTCGAGAAGGAGATGCGGACGCATCGAGACGCAGGGGACATTGAGGTGAACTGTTGGCGCCTATCAACCGAGGAGGAAGAAGCGAAGCGCATCGCGGGAACCATCGCGGCGCTGGCCGTCAAGGGGTTCAGGTATCGCGATATCGCGGTCCTGGTACGGTCGTCGGCGTCCTACGAACGCTTGCTGGCGGCGTTCGCGGCCCACAAAATACCGGTGCAGCCAGGTGGCCGTGCGGGTCTCTTCAGAGAGGCAGACGCGCAACTCTTCGGGCGCACCTTTGCGTACCTGGCGGGCTATGGATGGCGACCCACGACTTATGCGGTCGAGGAGCCCGGGACTCTGGATGATCTTGTGCGGGCGTATGGCGACCGATTCGCCCTCAAAGGTGCCCGACGAAAGCGAGTGTATGCACGCCTCGAGCGCTGGCGCCTTGAGGCGCAGGACGCGACGGGGCCGGCGGATCTGGTGGGCGATTATTACGCGCTTCTGGGTGATTGTGGTGTCTCATCGTGGGACCTGCGGGACGGTTGCGCAATCGCACGTCTCGGCACCATTGCGCGTTGCTCGGGGATCCTCGTGGACTTCGAGAGAACGCACAGGCGTCCTCGCCTGGACCCTGATGTCCCAGGCCAGGTCATTGGCGGACAGGATCGCGGGGAGTGGTATTTTCGCTGGCTTGCGATCTACATCCAAAATTGGGCGCTGGGAGAATGGGAAGGGTTTGACGGAGAAGAGGCCTTCACTATGGACGCTGTCGATCTGACCACGATCCATAAGGCCAAGGGCCTGGAGTGGCCCGTCGTATTCGTGCCCGGCCTTACGGCGCGGCGATTCCCACCGCAGGCAACGGGGAAGCCGATGACCTGGTTGGTGCCGGAGCAGCTGTTTAATAAGGCGCGATACGAAGGTTCCCTCAATGATGAGCGTCGCCTCTTCTATGTTGCCATGACCAGGGCACGGGATTGGCTATCGCTGTCTACGCACGATCGGCCCAATACTCAGAAAGTCCCACCGTCGCCGTTCATTCGTGATGTCGCGGAAAAGATGTCAGGGTATTGCGAAGCGATTTCGCTTCCATCAGTAGCCAATGCGGGAAATGATGAGTCCGATATCCTGTCCGTAACCGTTTCGGAACTCGCGGAATTCAAGATCTGCGGGCTCGCATACCGTTTGCGCAGACTCATAGGGTTTCAGCCGCCCCTGGCTCCCGAGCTTGGTTATGGCAAGGCCGTGCACCATATCCTGCGTAACGTGGCCGAATACACGCGACAACACAAGGAGGCGCCGGACTCCCGGTGGATCGAGGACCTCTTTGATGAGGAATTTTATCTGCCGGCGGCCAGTAAGCCGGCCCATCGCCAGATGAGGGATGGGGCACGGCGCCTGGTTGATCGATATGTCACCAGCCACGGTGAGGACCTGAAGCGGACCTGGGCGGTGGAGAGACCGTTTGAGCTGCATCTGGACAATGTGGTGGTGGCGGGAAGAGCGGATGTCATACTGGGGGAAGAGGGCGGGAGCCACGGTGCGCTGGTCGTTGTCGATTACAAGACCGCGACGGATAATGGGCAGCACGTCGATCGGCAGCTGCAGATATACGTGGATGCGGGACGCCGGGAAGGCCTGGATATACGCGCCGCTTATGTCCATGACCTCCATGCGGGCGCTCGCATCGCCATAGACGTGGCGCCGGATCAGATCAAGGCCGCGGAAGCCGAGGTCTTGTCGGTCGCGGCGCGACTCCGGGCTAGAGACTGTCCGCCGAGCCCGGGCGTGGTTTGCCGGACCTGTGATGTGCGGGCCATGTGTCGACACGCCTCGTAA
- a CDS encoding 3'-5' exonuclease, producing the protein MPVSAFLAIDFETANHSRTSACAVGLVYVEGRRAVAERTLLIRPPGRQFTFTHIHGLRWNDVRDKPSFAESWPQIREYMEWADYLVAHNAAFDRGVLMRCCEHYGLTAPARRFICTVQLARARWGIYPTRLPDVCRHLGIPLNHHEAGSDARACAEIALRARQEGWRP; encoded by the coding sequence ATGCCAGTGAGCGCATTTCTTGCCATAGATTTCGAAACGGCCAATCACAGCCGCACCAGCGCCTGCGCGGTCGGTCTCGTCTATGTGGAGGGCCGGCGCGCTGTTGCCGAGCGCACTCTCTTGATTCGTCCCCCTGGCCGCCAATTCACCTTCACCCACATCCATGGACTGCGCTGGAACGACGTCCGGGATAAGCCGTCATTTGCCGAATCCTGGCCCCAGATTCGGGAATACATGGAGTGGGCCGATTACCTCGTGGCCCATAACGCCGCTTTTGACCGCGGGGTGCTTATGCGCTGCTGCGAGCACTATGGCCTGACCGCCCCTGCCCGGCGGTTTATCTGCACCGTGCAGCTGGCCCGTGCGCGTTGGGGCATCTACCCCACCCGCCTACCCGATGTCTGCCGTCATTTGGGTATCCCCCTCAATCATCATGAGGCCGGATCCGATGCCCGGGCATGCGCCGAGATCGCGCTTCGGGCAAGGCAAGAAGGGTGGCGGCCGTGA
- a CDS encoding MFS transporter codes for MRDGGGNEDVLAGVVVVAPDLERRWLWALCLAVLVVQVDTSVVNLAVRAIGVALRAPVATIKWVVAAYNLAYAALLLSGGTLADLLGRRRIALWGLGVFTAGCAVAGLAPTIGVLVTGRVISGVGAALILPATLALVRVLWQEPARRAHAIGVWAGMNGAAFVIGPPLGGFLVAVTGWRGIFLVTAPLALVAAWAVRSLPESQAPAGRHLDLAGQAFAIGALCAFTYAATAPTHAAVAILAGMAASLGFFIVERRAGAAAMVPFALLRQGALVNAMGVAAAMTFGMYGLLFLVPLAWQRFGILTVGEAGFALLPMSMIFVALSHKTGRWSARFGAKALIGSGMALIAMGLAVVSVSRVGAPLALTEGGLALTGLGMALATGPNLALAAGAVAPGRSGTASALANAARMVGATFGVAVAATVYGACGAGPLGFVGALRLGALVVAAGAVLALRA; via the coding sequence ATGCGTGATGGCGGTGGAAACGAGGACGTGTTGGCGGGCGTAGTCGTGGTCGCTCCCGACCTGGAGCGGCGATGGCTTTGGGCCTTGTGTCTGGCCGTTCTCGTGGTTCAGGTGGACACCTCGGTGGTCAACCTCGCCGTGCGCGCCATCGGAGTCGCGCTGCGCGCGCCGGTCGCAACGATAAAATGGGTGGTGGCCGCCTACAATCTCGCGTATGCGGCCCTGCTGCTATCCGGCGGCACGCTCGCCGATCTCCTTGGCCGCCGGCGCATCGCGCTCTGGGGCCTCGGGGTTTTCACGGCTGGGTGCGCCGTGGCGGGACTTGCGCCCACCATAGGGGTGCTGGTCACGGGCCGTGTCATTTCCGGGGTCGGGGCGGCGCTCATTCTCCCGGCGACACTCGCGCTCGTGCGCGTGCTGTGGCAGGAGCCCGCCCGGCGCGCCCATGCCATCGGCGTGTGGGCTGGCATGAATGGGGCGGCGTTTGTGATCGGCCCGCCTTTGGGTGGCTTCCTGGTGGCGGTCACGGGCTGGCGTGGCATCTTTCTCGTGACCGCGCCGCTGGCGCTCGTCGCCGCGTGGGCCGTGCGCTCTCTCCCCGAATCGCAGGCCCCAGCCGGCCGCCATCTCGATCTCGCCGGACAGGCCTTTGCGATCGGCGCGCTCTGTGCCTTCACCTACGCCGCCACCGCGCCTACCCACGCGGCTGTGGCGATCCTTGCCGGGATGGCCGCATCCCTGGGCTTCTTCATCGTCGAGCGCCGCGCGGGTGCCGCCGCCATGGTGCCATTCGCGCTCTTGCGCCAGGGTGCGTTGGTGAACGCCATGGGGGTCGCGGCCGCCATGACCTTCGGCATGTATGGTCTCTTGTTCCTCGTGCCGCTCGCCTGGCAGCGCTTTGGCATCCTGACGGTGGGTGAAGCCGGATTCGCGCTTTTGCCCATGTCCATGATCTTCGTCGCGCTTTCGCACAAGACCGGGCGTTGGAGCGCCCGCTTCGGCGCCAAGGCCTTGATCGGCTCCGGCATGGCGCTGATCGCCATGGGCCTCGCGGTGGTGTCAGTGAGCCGTGTCGGCGCGCCACTGGCGCTCACCGAGGGTGGGCTTGCCCTCACGGGCCTTGGCATGGCGTTGGCCACCGGCCCCAATCTCGCGCTCGCCGCCGGTGCCGTCGCCCCTGGGCGTTCAGGTACGGCCTCGGCCCTTGCCAACGCCGCGCGCATGGTCGGCGCGACATTCGGGGTCGCGGTTGCGGCCACGGTGTACGGTGCGTGTGGCGCCGGCCCCTTGGGTTTTGTCGGGGCGCTACGCCTCGGGGCGCTGGTGGTGGCGGCGGGCGCCGTCCTGGCCTTGCGCGCGTGA
- a CDS encoding helix-turn-helix transcriptional regulator: MSNAYKMAEIARLVGEPARAHMLLALGDGRALPAGELAACANITAQTASGHLALLERAGLISAVRQGRHRYFRVASPEVAALLEATLIVASGVRPGQLCPTRVDPLLAAGRTCYNHLAGHLGVALCEALGAAGHVIVGEDGAHLTESGLTVLARWGLDVTPLRRHPYTRTCIDWSERRPHLGGPVGGAIYRQCLARGWVTHHLDSRAVRVTPEGRKGFARVFGLALPAPLMARKRSTRRLA, translated from the coding sequence ATGTCCAATGCCTACAAAATGGCCGAGATTGCGCGCCTCGTGGGTGAGCCGGCGCGCGCTCACATGCTGCTCGCGCTAGGCGACGGACGCGCCCTGCCAGCCGGGGAGCTAGCGGCATGCGCCAATATCACCGCACAAACCGCGAGCGGCCATCTGGCGCTCCTCGAGCGCGCGGGCCTCATCAGCGCCGTGCGCCAAGGCCGGCATCGTTACTTTCGCGTGGCCTCCCCCGAGGTGGCGGCACTTCTCGAAGCGACACTGATCGTTGCAAGCGGCGTCCGTCCCGGGCAACTCTGCCCGACGCGCGTCGATCCGCTGCTGGCCGCCGGACGCACCTGCTACAACCACCTCGCCGGACACCTCGGGGTCGCGCTCTGCGAAGCCTTGGGCGCGGCGGGGCATGTGATCGTGGGCGAGGACGGCGCGCACCTGACGGAAAGCGGGCTTACCGTCCTCGCGCGCTGGGGCCTCGATGTCACTCCCCTGCGCCGCCACCCGTACACACGCACCTGCATCGATTGGAGCGAGAGGCGGCCGCACTTAGGAGGACCCGTCGGTGGCGCCATCTACCGCCAGTGCCTGGCGCGAGGATGGGTCACGCATCACCTGGACAGCCGCGCGGTGCGCGTCACCCCCGAGGGACGCAAGGGGTTCGCGCGGGTATTTGGGCTTGCGCTCCCCGCGCCGCTTATGGCCCGCAAACGCAGCACGCGACGCCTCGCCTAG
- a CDS encoding RES family NAD+ phosphorylase, with the protein MSGHRVDGLSGAGAKITGGRWNSPGRAVLYCSSSIALAALETIVHLSQGTLPLDRFLVRVTIPDRLWRARETLTLAAAPVAWDALPASPASRRYGDEWLDQSRSAVLEIPSIVVPEEYNVLVNPNHARALEVTATVMRPWCYDLRLH; encoded by the coding sequence ATGTCCGGTCATCGTGTCGACGGCCTCTCCGGCGCGGGGGCCAAGATCACGGGTGGCCGCTGGAATAGCCCCGGTCGCGCCGTGCTCTATTGTTCCTCTTCGATTGCCCTTGCGGCACTCGAGACCATCGTCCATCTTTCGCAAGGCACGCTCCCCTTGGACCGTTTCTTGGTCCGGGTCACCATACCCGACAGGTTATGGCGGGCGCGGGAGACGCTTACGCTTGCCGCCGCGCCCGTCGCTTGGGATGCATTGCCCGCGAGCCCCGCAAGCAGGCGGTATGGCGATGAATGGCTCGACCAATCGAGATCCGCGGTGCTCGAGATCCCGTCCATCGTCGTGCCCGAGGAATACAACGTCCTCGTAAATCCCAATCATGCACGGGCCTTGGAAGTCACGGCCACGGTCATGCGCCCCTGGTGCTACGATCTCAGATTGCATTAG
- a CDS encoding antitoxin Xre/MbcA/ParS toxin-binding domain-containing protein yields the protein MPKPKVTARRARPSTPRAIGRTGKRSHFAAAFEIDPISRVVAIRKGVSSAELVRTSRAMGLPKERIYRMLRLPASTSKRKLAQQASFPPEQSERILGLQRLIGQVEVMVAESGAGGQPFDAGVWIARWLDQPSPALGNKAPGEFLDTIAGQEIIATLLAQMQSGAYA from the coding sequence ATGCCCAAGCCAAAGGTCACCGCGAGGCGTGCACGGCCGTCGACTCCTCGTGCCATCGGGCGGACCGGCAAGCGTAGCCACTTCGCCGCGGCCTTTGAAATCGACCCTATCAGCCGGGTGGTCGCGATCCGTAAGGGGGTGTCGTCCGCGGAACTCGTGCGTACGAGTCGCGCCATGGGTTTACCCAAGGAGCGCATTTACCGCATGCTGCGTCTGCCCGCATCCACGTCCAAGCGCAAGCTCGCCCAGCAGGCCTCTTTTCCGCCCGAGCAGTCGGAGCGCATCCTGGGATTACAGCGGCTGATCGGTCAAGTCGAGGTCATGGTGGCGGAATCGGGCGCGGGCGGGCAGCCTTTCGATGCCGGTGTATGGATCGCGCGATGGCTTGACCAGCCGTCCCCCGCGCTTGGCAACAAGGCACCTGGTGAGTTTCTCGACACCATCGCCGGCCAGGAGATCATTGCGACTCTTCTCGCGCAGATGCAATCTGGCGCCTACGCGTGA
- a CDS encoding Druantia anti-phage system protein DruA, translating into MEPIRLANRLRRPPLLAETFVDPTRFTGHCYRAAHWIDVGLTTGRGREDRHHERHGASPKRVLVYPLVPDARQRLLQAP; encoded by the coding sequence ATGGAACCCATTCGATTGGCAAACCGCCTACGGCGTCCGCCCCTTTTGGCTGAGACCTTTGTTGATCCCACACGCTTTACGGGCCACTGCTACCGCGCGGCCCACTGGATCGACGTCGGTCTCACCACGGGCCGCGGCCGTGAGGATCGCCATCACGAACGCCATGGGGCAAGCCCCAAGCGCGTCCTGGTCTACCCGCTGGTGCCCGATGCCCGACAAAGGCTCCTGCAAGCCCCGTAA
- a CDS encoding ISL3 family transposase: MTSHRQREETQSRLTLLAKIHRLKDLKITAFSFQQRDTERHLWVKPFKNGCRCPVCERRCPIVRQAQEARSWEDVAILGRKTLFWYAPKEILCPTHGLVQEKIPWAAPYARITYRLEFRICALCQIMTQKAAAAILKMAPSTLSNCLHRVITRVRTGHTIRGLVTLGADEIAYCKGRKYATIIYDLDRSHVVWVGQGKGRETIDRFFNEQLSDGQKQRIRWASCDRGRAYTGAIQHHCPNATLVIDRFHVVKALNEALDAVRKDEWRGLDKRGRQAIKGLRWMLGMHARNRSKKQSRFLNALRTSNRRIHRAWVLKDEFERIWHFTYPGAARQFLKRWMTAALRSRLPSLKTFVTTVRNHFDNILSFIERPLTNAVGEGINRLLKIVKNRASGFRGLEPFADLIFLTIVHLDIPAHIPSDLRTL; the protein is encoded by the coding sequence TTGACCAGTCATCGACAAAGAGAGGAAACCCAGAGCCGCCTGACGTTGCTGGCGAAAATACACCGCCTGAAAGACCTAAAAATCACCGCCTTCTCATTCCAACAACGCGATACGGAACGCCATCTCTGGGTCAAGCCCTTCAAAAACGGTTGCCGCTGCCCAGTGTGTGAGCGCCGCTGCCCAATCGTGCGCCAGGCCCAGGAGGCCCGATCCTGGGAGGACGTAGCGATCTTGGGCCGCAAGACCCTGTTCTGGTATGCCCCCAAGGAGATCCTCTGCCCGACCCATGGGCTCGTGCAGGAGAAAATCCCCTGGGCCGCCCCTTATGCCCGCATCACCTATCGCCTGGAGTTTCGGATCTGCGCGCTCTGCCAGATCATGACGCAAAAGGCAGCGGCCGCCATACTGAAGATGGCCCCATCGACGCTCTCTAACTGTCTGCACCGGGTCATCACCCGGGTGCGCACGGGCCACACGATCCGGGGCTTGGTGACCCTCGGAGCCGATGAGATCGCGTATTGCAAAGGCCGGAAATATGCCACGATAATCTATGATTTGGACCGTTCGCACGTCGTGTGGGTGGGTCAGGGCAAGGGGCGCGAGACCATCGACCGGTTCTTCAACGAACAGTTATCGGATGGCCAGAAGCAGCGCATTCGCTGGGCGAGTTGCGACAGGGGCCGCGCCTACACTGGGGCCATTCAACACCACTGCCCGAACGCCACCCTCGTGATCGATCGCTTTCATGTGGTGAAGGCCTTGAACGAGGCGCTTGATGCCGTCCGGAAAGACGAGTGGCGGGGACTGGATAAGCGGGGGCGTCAGGCCATCAAGGGGCTGCGGTGGATGCTCGGGATGCATGCACGCAATCGCTCCAAGAAACAGTCGCGCTTCTTAAACGCGCTACGCACCTCCAACCGGCGCATCCATCGCGCTTGGGTCTTGAAGGATGAGTTCGAGCGCATCTGGCATTTCACATATCCCGGTGCGGCGAGGCAGTTCTTGAAGCGCTGGATGACCGCGGCCTTGAGAAGCCGGCTGCCCTCGCTCAAGACCTTTGTGACCACCGTACGGAACCACTTCGACAATATCCTCTCCTTCATTGAACGCCCGCTCACCAATGCCGTGGGCGAAGGCATCAACCGTCTACTCAAGATCGTGAAGAACCGGGCCTCGGGATTCCGCGGTTTGGAGCCCTTCGCTGACCTGATCTTCCTTACGATCGTGCACCTCGATATCCCTGCGCACATTCCTTCCGATTTGCGTACGCTGTGA
- a CDS encoding DUF488 family protein: MRSSPFSRHNPQFNRDSLRASLKDAGIKYVFLGKELGARSRDDHCYVGTKVSYARLAQTQLFQRGIQRLLDGAALHRIALMCAERDPVDCHRTILIGRELCAQGASVSHILADGQLEAQSDAIGRLVERLQLGGIDMFRSYSDAIDQAYAMQEDAIAFDRDAQIAQRDSTTKAST, encoded by the coding sequence GTGCGCTCCTCACCGTTCAGCAGACACAACCCTCAGTTTAACAGGGATTCTCTGCGCGCCTCCCTCAAAGACGCTGGGATCAAGTACGTTTTCCTTGGGAAAGAGCTTGGCGCTAGAAGCAGAGACGACCATTGCTACGTGGGTACCAAGGTGAGTTATGCTCGCTTGGCCCAGACCCAGCTCTTTCAGCGTGGAATTCAACGCCTCCTCGACGGTGCCGCCCTGCATCGCATCGCGTTGATGTGTGCGGAGCGTGATCCTGTGGACTGCCATCGCACCATCCTCATCGGTCGGGAACTTTGTGCGCAAGGCGCGTCTGTGAGCCACATACTCGCTGATGGACAACTTGAGGCGCAATCTGACGCTATCGGTCGACTTGTGGAGCGACTTCAGCTCGGCGGAATAGACATGTTCCGTTCTTACTCTGATGCGATTGATCAGGCCTATGCGATGCAGGAAGACGCGATCGCCTTTGACCGTGATGCGCAGATAGCGCAACGGGACTCCACCACAAAAGCATCCACCTGA
- a CDS encoding DUF488 family protein: MKLFTIGFTKSSAQHFFCRLKKSGATKIIDVRLNNISQLAGFAKRDDPRYFATEICGMEYEHAEALAPTQDILDEYKKHHGDWDVYAKQFNEFMALRHIELLDRDALAGGCLLCSKDKPHHCHRRLVAEYLKGKWLDVEIIHL, from the coding sequence ATGAAACTTTTTACGATCGGCTTCACTAAATCAAGCGCGCAGCACTTCTTTTGCCGCCTCAAAAAGTCGGGCGCGACGAAGATCATTGACGTCCGACTTAACAACATTTCGCAACTCGCCGGCTTCGCTAAACGCGACGATCCACGCTATTTCGCAACGGAGATCTGCGGCATGGAATATGAGCACGCCGAAGCGCTTGCGCCAACCCAAGACATTCTGGACGAGTACAAAAAGCACCATGGCGATTGGGATGTGTACGCCAAACAGTTCAATGAGTTTATGGCGCTACGGCATATCGAATTACTTGACCGTGACGCCCTCGCAGGCGGGTGCCTGTTGTGCAGCAAGGATAAGCCGCACCACTGTCACCGTCGACTCGTCGCCGAATACCTGAAAGGCAAATGGCTCGACGTAGAGATCATCCACCTGTGA
- a CDS encoding helix-turn-helix domain-containing protein, which yields MTPSQIRDAVRTLQAQGQSRREISRLLKLSRNTVRRILRAPLAEGEKERQKLGVTRTYLQSAFARAQGNVVRVQQLLAAEYDLTISYSTYSTLTRWVREAGLRTPPVRAGNTPSARARKCNMTPRLTA from the coding sequence ATGACCCCCAGCCAGATCCGTGATGCCGTCCGCACCCTGCAAGCCCAAGGCCAGAGCCGACGCGAAATCAGTCGGCTGCTGAAGCTATCGCGCAATACCGTTCGCCGGATACTGCGCGCCCCGCTGGCAGAGGGGGAGAAGGAACGGCAGAAGCTCGGTGTGACCCGCACCTATTTGCAATCCGCCTTCGCGCGCGCCCAAGGCAACGTGGTGCGCGTTCAGCAACTACTTGCCGCTGAGTACGATCTCACGATCTCTTATAGCACGTATAGCACGTTGACGCGTTGGGTCCGGGAAGCGGGGCTACGCACGCCGCCCGTGCGCGCGGGGAATACACCTTCGGCCCGGGCGAGGAAATGCAACATGACACCTCGCCTCACCGCGTGA
- a CDS encoding type II toxin-antitoxin system VapC family toxin: protein MILVDVNLLLYAINSDTPQHAKARVWWEGTLSGDQIVGLPWVVILAFLRLTTNPRVFSRPLSIEHAGVYMDEWLSLPIVRSVVPGNGHWAILRNILAQSGAAGNLTTDAHLAALALEHGYAVYSADHDFGRFAGLRHIDPLAN from the coding sequence ATGATTCTCGTCGACGTAAACCTGTTGCTCTACGCCATCAATAGCGACACGCCGCAGCACGCCAAGGCCCGGGTCTGGTGGGAGGGCACGCTATCGGGCGACCAAATTGTCGGCCTCCCCTGGGTCGTGATACTGGCCTTCCTCCGGCTCACAACAAATCCACGAGTATTTAGCCGACCGCTGTCGATCGAACACGCCGGCGTCTACATGGATGAGTGGCTGTCGCTCCCCATTGTACGCAGCGTTGTTCCCGGAAACGGCCACTGGGCGATTCTGCGCAACATCCTGGCCCAGTCTGGCGCAGCCGGCAACCTGACAACCGATGCGCACCTTGCGGCGTTAGCACTCGAGCACGGCTACGCCGTCTATTCAGCCGACCACGACTTCGGCCGCTTCGCTGGGCTACGGCACATTGACCCGCTCGCCAACTGA